In Silene latifolia isolate original U9 population chromosome 6, ASM4854445v1, whole genome shotgun sequence, the genomic window CCCATCCAAGCTCCCATACAAAGAAGAAGACATTTGCTATAGGGGCAATCGAAGAAAAGATGCTCCATTGTTTCTTCCGCTATTCCGCAGATACAACAGGTACTATCTTCCCTGATTCCCAACCTGTGCAATTTACTTTTTGTGTTCATATTCCCATGGTGATATATCCAGGCTATAAATCCATGTTTTGGTATAGTCCATACATTCCAAACGAATCCAGACCATGGGACATCATGCGATTTGAGACGGAGAAACTCATATCCATTAGATATAGTGTATCCATTACCATTGGGAACCCAATTTTGTTGCTGATATGCCTGATGGAAATCGTCTTTTACTTGACAGATTTTCCTCTGGTACCAAGAGGAATTAGTACTTGGGGAGTAATCTTGCCAAGCTGACCCCCTTAGGTAGATATTGCTAACCCATTTGACCCATAATAGGTCTGGTTTGGTGTAAATCCACCTGaccacactactacaaatccaggcaactacaacgcccctttaacaacgattattcacgaaaatgacaatagacgttgtagaatgtatgacgcgaattttactaaaattaattacaacgggtatggttatataaccgttgttataagttttaacaacgggtcacacatgcacaaccgttgttaataatttggcgcaaaattgacgcaaagttagtgaaaagtaatcacaacggttacttttgaaagtcgttgttaaaacttttttaacaacggttgttgttttacaaccgttgttaaaacgttttaacaacggtttttgtttaataaccgttgtcaatactttacatattataaaccacacaaacacaaatcagctacagccacaaaatacaaaccttaatacacaaacacaaacacaaacacagacaaacacaaacacagaacacacactttctcaccgtctctttctctctttctcatcgtcgttttatcttctcgccgtcactgttgatttcatcgtctcttactttctctaattatcaggtaaatctcgccgtcactgttggtttcatcgtctttcatcgtcattattttatttttctaattatttcatttgcatgtatgtgtttttatcgatcattatattatttctttaagtattattcgcttaattagctagtaaaacaaattaaataaactaaaacaaagaagaagcaagatgatagagaggaatgcatgataaacttaatatatatatatatatatatatatatatatatatatatatataaatgggatcatgtgaggatacactatctttttgaggattgggGATTGCGTTACAATATcagaggttcttcaatacaatatcacaggttgttcgataaatatcacacaaaaaaacacccgtgcaaatttttttttttttttcaaaaaaaattttcaatttttttttttgacaaaggtctgatttttcgtgatattttaCTGAAGAActcgtgatattgtattcacaaatcctcaattctcaaatatttaggagttctcaccggatcttgactatatactccctccgatccagaccaaaggtaacattgactttttggcactatttatggtcgtagagaatcttcgatattattcttaatctataagacaaaatatattcatgtgagatcttgtttgattcatcgtcatgaatgctataagaatatcaaatttttataatttttaatgtgtaactaaagatatttacgttgcaaaacgtgcctcgacaagtgtgaaaaagtcaatgttacctttggtccGGATCGGAGGAGTATataggatatatatatatatatatatatatatatatatatatatatatatatatatatatatatatatatatatatatatatatatatatatatatataaatacataaattaaaaaaattacattaataaaaatgcaattcttatattttcatagagagtcttattctcttctatgatatccgtcctctcctccttagctatttggaggttagttcgtgattgctatatcgtcatatagccgcaatcactctttgctctgtcaagccatctttttggcgtccttgatctggatcgagcatccacaaggtagctcctgaaactgtcctcaatgtggagcaaccgacggatgaaactgttgttgttctcgatcatagtaaaagtcttaaggatgatatcattcattttgttgatggagtttggagtttgtttgaaagattaattagggtttatttggagtttgttttagcagttagggtttggagatgtatagtgagataatggaatgttagttgagataatgcatgtatttatactaagtaatgtgtggtttgagttattttttaattaatatatatgttaggaagttgtgccataatcatcatcatatctctctctgttgcttcaaatcttattataacccttctcattccatattgtccattcatatgcacagggatgacagtaataatgcatgcatcggaattataacgggccgtaattatgcatgcatctagtaatatttaatttttttttttaaaaagcaaacaacaacggttattgataaacaacccgttgtctttagttataacaacggtttgtatattacaacccgttgttataactttttccccaaaattgagtcacactttccacaacgggtttttatacttaaaaccgttgttaatagttttaacaacgggttccttaagaaaaccaaccgttgttaaaaccttttacaacggacggtttaacaacgtccgcttttttatataacaacggtttttaaccgttgttatagcctgtatctgtagtagtgccagTTTGCCCACTGCTGCTTTATTCCACATAATATCTTGTTTAAGACCAAGACCTCCTACTTTTTTTGGCCTACACACTTTATCCCAGGCTACCAAGGGGATCTCATGAAGTCAAACCCCCCATCCCATAGGAAATTCCTACAAATTTGCTCAATTCTAGTAATAATTCCAGTGGGTAGAATAAACATTTGAGCCCAATAATTATGTAGGGTTTTAAGCAGAACCTTGACTAGAACTAACCTTCCTGCATATGACAATTTCCTATTCCCAAGATTCTTATTCTAGCCATAATCTTATCAAAGAGAGGCTTGCAGTCCTGGGCATTAAGTCTAGTAGTCTTGATAGGAACCTCTAGATACCTGAAAGGGAGCCTACCTTCAACTAGGCCAGATACTTGTAGGAAATCAGCCTTCAGAGCTTCACTCACTCCATTAAAATAAACATTTGACTTCCCTTTACTCATCCTGAGACCTGAAGTAGCTGAGAAAGTAGAGAAAGTTCTGATAATAATCATCATAGAAGAAGCATCTCCCTTACTAAAGAGAAGGAtatcatctgcaaacattagaTAGGAGAGCCTCATAGAGGAAGAGAGAAGATAGAACTTGAACCCCATAGTAGAAGTAGAGCACATCAAAAGCCTAGTAAGGTATTCCATACATATGGTAAACAACAGGGGTGAGAGAGGGTCCCCCTGTCTAACTGACTCAAGTTTACTTCCCTAAATATATACTTAAATTcacttccttgcgaggttgagtgTTAAAAAAAGTTTGAGagttaattcaagttttatacttgTGTGTTCTAATTGATTGCGAGTTATTAGATTTATTATTTCGTTCTTGCGAGGGTGAGATAATACACATTCATCCTTGCGAGGTTGAGGGCCATTCGCGTTCGGTTtcgagttccttgcgagggaggagagttgttcacgtcatatcctagttttagttgaggggtcttgcgagattttcacaactaattcatatcccTTTTAATTTTCGTGCATATTTCATAcaaaaaacaccaaaaacactttaattccgctgcatatttctttaaactcgtggttattttacatcaaattggtaacGCGTGATTTTATTTTATATCATAAACCTTTTTTTATATTATTTCAGATTATACTCATGACCCATCCTCCCCATTATCTTTCCTTATTGTTTTAGATAATTGATTAAGGAGTCTATGATCATATGACTTATTTTTAGAACCATATTTGatgttgatgatgccaagtcaaGGTAATCTCGTTGTTTATTTATTCGTGTAACTCTTAAGTTTTAATCTTATAGCTTAGAAGCTCTAATCATCAATCAAGGTAGCCCAAGTATGATAAAAAAGGAAAATTGTCGTTGTTAGAATTATGGTATTGTAATGAGATATGTTGAACTCGTATAAGTGCTAAATGTAACACCCGCAAAATTCTAATTCCGGAATTTATTATAGTTTAAATAGTTATTCTGTTATTTTATTAACCTTATTTTATAAATAAACCATTTTTTAGTGTAGTTGTGTAGAAAATGTTGCCAACTTGCCGAATTGGAGTTTAAAATCGGATTCTACGCGAACTTTAAATGAAAATCGAGTCAATTGGGTTATTAGTCAAGCTAAGTCAAATTAGCCTCTTTTTAGGTTTTATTTTGTTGAGAATCAACACacttcatcttctaccttcaaAGTGTAAGAAATTTCCTCTCTGTCCTAAGACCTCCATTAAAGTTTAAACCTAAACCTCCATGCATAATCTTAAAAATTTCATAACTCATTCATCCcttcactacgccaaatctggcaatcaataaggagcctATCGCaatggtttaatgcatttaataacgactgTGACACCCTTGAATTTAGCCTTAAttatatacgtaaattctacagaaaaactggtaggatatgtttgtaaatggttcaactagtccaaaaacctgcaatttcaaaaattttctaactaaaccattcacaaccaattccaactcaagaagagtgtcaaaaaccctgcaacaactgataaactaatttacatacataactaaagacgcggaaatataaggatacaaaccaaaaatagaaaagggagacatatgtcccttcaaataatatacaaaccaaaagtgtaaaaggttACTAAtggaatagccaaaactaggtccaaggttccttgctcactagccgtctgtgaccccaaacaaagcatcaacaacctgtcaatcgcattttatacaaacacgaaagccacaattcagtggggagtaacttcgagtcctcccagccacgaatcgtcaaaatttatgtaacatgtaataaaacatgtaaacaagatgataaagaattcaattatcaattattctaacatatgagccctaaactgaccaaactaaactaacatgtgaaacatttagcaacttgtaatccaaactctatcaaccatagccggcttgcatctcaccttctatgattcatagaatcatcaaacaagaaagggcaatatatcaaagacaggcataagttcttagtcccgtcaatagtcactttgtaactcaagtctataccacgaggtagggaaggtaatcgaaccggtatcttggctcagcggttactattaagaaaacatggccaagagacaacacaaccctagcctaaaatctgcgcagacctagacatgcggatacacaccaccgcacccaagactcacaacttttttttaaaaacaaagtgaagtgagtaccctaaggacaccaccgaagggtcggctagtacttaagctgaccccatactatcaaaattagtacctgaggtcatgccccaacttggataaacatccactagtcaggaacacaaaggctatcaagcagtgaacatatactcgtcagagactacaaagacctatctatgatgaaggccgaaatactcacctaggacctagtcacaactagtcccagcttgaatattttagcccacaccacccaaaactcaccacataagtcaagtaagacacccacttaaccttaagagggcaaaaagtcctacttaccaacataaattctaactttctatcatgtgaaagctatataaatgtctatctacagcatacaatcccaacagttcctcaacaagaattcaatactaatttccaatcctagcaattataacaatataaaaggctttaggggaaactagggccattactacaaaataagaagctatttaaattcaactaactaaataagaaactatttaaattcaactaattacacatgtgaaatagagatataataaatggcctaaaacaagaaaaaggccgattatctaattcattcaaccgaatttttacccgcaacttGACCTGCGGACAGtgggtcaaattgcggtgaccaatcactcaattaagcgacatcgcatcgatcaaagggactaaggctcgagtTTTCGagacaatcaacaaagcattacaattatagccataaaattcattttgagcctattaattacaatttcattttgtaaactatcctaacatgtgataactattaatataagcacaatttttccgttaacataatatttgttactagtatgcttcaattcaaattactacccttttgttacttatactattctaatattaattaacccGGAAAGACCAAGATTGcacgaaaacccgcgaaacaagcacggaccgacccgggccaaccatggctagccgtgggcctaccacgggcctgccacggcctgccggctgctgccgggcccgctgccagaccatttctcctctttttttttcatttttatacattataagaccgtctgaaaattaattaatcgtccccaattcaattttgataatttaaactaccaaaaggcacaaattaagcttgcatgcaactaaggttaacatgtgaaaaattactacccaaacaaaaattcaccaaacatacaaaaatcaaaaacatgtgacgataattcgtcgagtagctcgaaatatgttaccttaagctagaaaatgagcaattagtcctcaaaaccgaaaccctaaccacaactaaccgctatcctctacaatatacgagtccccgaactcgtcttccaaaccttcacctaattaaacaataaaaaccacaaaaattaAGCACAAAACCGAAATACCGAAATATAgacttaaaataacttaatgaaaattgaaattagaacatactaagttgtagatcgtggcgaggggattccggaaaggtaaatttcgcgaaaaacggacaagaaacg contains:
- the LOC141588275 gene encoding uncharacterized protein LOC141588275 — translated: MGFKFYLLSSSMRLSYLMFADDILLFSKGDASSMMIIIRTFSTFSATSGLRMSKGKSNVYFNGVSEALKADFLQVSGLVEGRLPFRYLEVPIKTTRLNAQDCKPLFDKIMARIRILGIGNCHMQEVAWICSSVVRWIYTKPDLLWVKWVSNIYLRGSAWQDYSPSTNSSWYQRKICQVKDDFHQAYQQQNWVPNGNGYTISNGYEFLRLKSHDVPWSGFVWNVWTIPKHGFIAWIYHHGNMNTKSKLHRLGIREDSTCCICGIAEETMEHLFFDCPYSKCLLLCMGAWMGINFPVNNLLTWRLGRSGSQVQKEILDAAINACIYNIWHQRNRSKHELVLVRPNKLARLIMEELKMIFRGLDRRNLNRREEDWFQELLRRGS